In Suncus etruscus isolate mSunEtr1 chromosome 2, mSunEtr1.pri.cur, whole genome shotgun sequence, the genomic stretch TCAGAATTAGTTATTAACAGAGATGAGATTAGCACAGAAGAACAAAGATAGATGGGTTGGAGCTCATCGTGTCAAATATTGGGTGACATAGGATTTGGACTTAAGGACCAACATTAGGAGCCCATATGTCTCAGCTACATTTGCAAAGTGCCAGAGAGGAAGTCCAGAAGGTGCCAATCAGCCGGGACTTGTAGCTGGCTTCCTGGAGTTGTGATTCTACAGTCTTCGAAGGGCAGCTCTTTTGGTGGATGCCTTCTTGGACTGCTGGTCACCCTAAGTGCCAGGAGTGCagcagctttgtgctcagagagtTGTGATGGCTTTCTGCCTGTGTGTCCTTGCAGGCATGGTTGACCCTCTTAAATCCTCTGCCTTCTGTACCTTTTTCTCGCTCTCTGGGACCTGTTATCTCTTTCAGCAGTTAGCCTTCTACCAGACTCTCCCAGAAACTCCATAACATTTGAACCCCAACAATAGACACAGTTTAAGGCTTTGTAGGACAGGTGATACATACAGGTGGTCTATCAGAAGCTTCTCTGGTTAGTCTCTCCAGGCACTCAGATTCCTTCTGATGCTCTTCTACCATCAAATGAAGCAAGAGCGAAGGTGTGAGATGTGACTTTTAACCTCCAGGATGAAGGAGAATAATGTGGATGTGCTGCAGTTTGAGCctagttgtgtgtgtatgtgtgtgtttgtttgtttgtgcgaAGTGGGGGGAGGAAGGATGCTCTGTAATGCCGTTTGTCTCATTTGGCAGCTTGTATCTGACTCATTCACTGTtgctttaattattaattatacagTCCTAGTAGTGTATGAAGTGGATGGATGGTGGGGCCTTTCTCGGCCTGGCCCTTCGCCTGCAGCCCCTTAGGCTTGCAGGTCTGTTGGTATCAGGGTAActgcaaggaaatgatccacagcagtcagatgaagtttcgggagacataaaattttattacaaggccctaaccgccatgtgcatatctcacttGGCTTTTAAACTAAGCAGTCTTTTTCCTGTTCCAGCATCCCAGCTGTCTCTGATCTCTCCTTTTGCTGCATTTGCTTTTCCTGCTccatctcccctcccttctcccccaggCCACTTTAAtgaccaaccacagacccctcccagctgtgggaaggTCTCATCAAtaaggtaagattagcatttgactttggggaggggtaacaattCGCCTTGACAAGGGTCACCAGTTTTATAAGAGAAACAGAGGAGTGCTGGCAGCCAGTGATAGAAGGGTTTCATGCCCTAGAGTTGCCCCATGCAATTTTTCTGTTGTCTGTGAGCACAGCTCTGAGGATGGAGTCCAGCACTGTCATTAAGGGATCTCGCAGAAATATGGTCATCTCTGGACCCTCGTTtcctttcaacttgggggtaAAATCTGGCCCACCAGCCTCTTGACAGCAGTGGGGTATCTCAGACTCTGCCTGTCATGGACATTATTTGCTTGTTGCCTTTCTATCCTGGCTAGTTCCACTTTGTCTTTCCTTTGGTTTGTTTACTGCTCTCTGGAAATTTCAGCTCATTGGTTTTCTTAGGACATGAGGTTAGATGAACAGCTAAGCTCATGGATGGGACCAATTTCTTCCATTTGAAGCAATAGCACTTTGGaaaaattttgtgtgtttgtggaagggccatacctggtggcactcaggtgtggcactcctggctctgtgctcagaattactcctggcaggctcagggaaccatattggatgccagatattgaaacAGGGTTGgggcgtgtaaggcaaatgccctacccgctgtgccatcactccggccccactttgGAAATTTTTGATGTAAGTCATTTAGAAAGGGAACATGAGGGGAAGTACTTTTATATAAGATATAAGCCAGAAGTCCCCACACTTTTGTGGTCTGTGATGGTTTTAGCATCACACTTGTATTTTCCACATCACAAGTCAAACAGGTAACTAATAGTTCCATTTAAGAAGAAATGCTAAAAGCATTCAGCACAGTAATTTAAGCAGTAGAATCAGACTGTGTCAGGACTGTTACATGAGAGGAAAGGTGACCTCAGCCTAGAACCATCTTAATTCTGTATCCTGGGTAGGCAAGTGAGAGGGAGTTTATAGCTGTGGAGCTATAAACAGAAACTGGCTATACTGATCCAAAAGATTAGTTTTTATTGTTGGGGCACAActggctgtgcacagggcttactcttgtcttcATGCTTATGGGAGGACTCTTGGTAGGACTTGGggaaatcatatgtgatgctgtggattgagcctgggtcagctgtgtgcaagacaattgctctacctgctgtactttgctCTGAACCCAGAGACCAAAAAGATTCTCATTTATCAGATTAAACATCACATGGAGATCTAGAGACTAGAGGAGTGGTAGGATCCGGGAAGCCTAGTTAGCTATGTAAGAAGGAAGGAGGTTCTGGCAGCTAGGTATGTCCTGATGATGTGCATCATAGCTGCCTTGTAGTTGTCTGAAAACATAAGGCACATAATACCCTGATTTTGTTTTGCAATAATCATACTTGTTTAGTAATGGGGTTATATGTCAGTTTCTCAAATCGCTCACTGTCCCCCTCATtcagtctctatttttttttttttttgtggattttgggtcacacctggcagtgttcaggggttatttctggctccaggctcagaaattgctcctggcaggcatgggggaccatatgggacgccgggattcgaaccgatgacctcctgcatgaaagacaaatgccttacctccatgctatctctccggccctagtctctctttattttaatgttcacACAGTTCTTGCTTGCTTTGGAGCATAGCAATTGTGGAAAAGCCAGCACTGGCAAGACAGGGTGCCCTCCAAAGGAATATAGTGATTGAACTTTGTTTTTatacttatttgaaaaattatttaattatttattttttgttttggagcaacacctggcttttctcagggattactcacagctttgtgctcagggatcactcctggcagggtgggaccctgtggggtgctggggattaaacctaggttggatgCTTACAAAATAAGCATCTtacccctctgtactatctctttggctctgttTTGCTTTTAATGTATTCAGTGAGCCACCTTCATCTAGTATTTGTTCTTTTCCCTCTGCCAGAAATGCAGTTTcccttgagaaaaataaaatatatacaaaacttGGTGCTCCTGTGTCTTCATGGTCATGGATCCTGCTTTGGCACTTGGTTTGGGAACTACCAACTGAAACTGGGCAAACATTGCTATGAACCTGGACAGGCTCAGGTTTGGTCAAGGGGCACAAACTTCACGAAAGGACCCGAGCCTGGAGATCAGAACTAGAGTGGTCTGTCTTCCCAGTGTTCAGAAAAACCTCACAGAACCCATGGGCATTCATTCCTGGCATTCTCTGGGGCCCAGGGGCGGCTGTCAGAGCACCAGCTGCAGATACTGCTCTCCTGGGTGATGGGAAAAACCATCTTGATCTCCTGCACAGGGAGCACCATGGTTCACAGCTGGGAACAGGCATCTTGCTGGAGAATCCAAGTAAAATCCTTGCTGTCTTCTCAGTGCAACACTGAGGCTGCAGAAAGGGTTTTCTCTGGCTTCTGCCATATGACTGTGAATCACAGCTGCTGCCTCATCTCTCACATACATGCCTCATTGACCAAGGACACAAGCTCCCTGAGTCTGTAGGATTCAGAATTGGGTAGAATGGGTTTGGTTCAGAAGAGCTGAATTTACAAAGCCTAGCATGGGGCCTAATTTTGTCTAGGATGTGTAGTTGACAGACACGGAATAAAGGTTGGGAGGTTGAATTGTTgattctatcatctatctatctatctatctatctatctatctatctatctatctatctatctatctatctatctatctatctatctatctatcatctatctatctatctatcaatcatctatcatatctatctatctgtctatctatgtatctatctatgtatctatcataTCTATCATATCTATCATatcatatctatcatctatctatctatgtaaagtaatttttgtttgttttgggatcacattggGAGTGCATGGGGGCAATCCCAGTTCTGTGTTcaggtgctctgggaaccatatagcgCTGGGGGTAGAGATCGGGGAGGTCACAttttaggcaagtgccttaacatctATACTACTATCTGTCTAGCCTTGTAAttgttaacattttataaaaatttcaccgagtttattttttgttttgagtataTATAGCCTGATtcaacacttattttatttttttggttttggcccacatTGGCTGTGCTCtagggtttgtttatttgtttgttttggtttatgggtcacacccagcactgctcacagattactcctggctctacactcaaaaatagctcctggcaggctcaggggaccatatgggatgctaggattcgaaccatcgtccttctgcatgcaaggcaaatgccctactgctctgctatctttctggcctcatgtgctctagggttactcctgtctctgcacccagggattactcctgtggtgcttggggggctatatagagtgctggggatcaaatccaggtcagatctgtgcaaggcaaacactattatatctctgacccctattctgtgtctattttagCCACAAAGATGAATCTTACTCAAGTACCATTTCCTAAATAATTTATCCCTTCTGCACTCATTTTTACTGCCTTCTGTTTTGTCTATTAActtgaaaaatatggtatgtcaCTGCAGTTTGTTTGTCCCAACCCTGTACCAGTGCTATCCTGTTGGTAATCGTAGTTTTGGAATACATTAATTTAGCTAGAAATGTTATTTTCCTTCTAATTATCTTGTTTTAATATATGgtcattttatctttgttttgaatttttgaagCAATTAGACAAATTTGAAGaaggaacaaaaaagagaatgttTTCTTTGAATGATTAATTTTAGCTTACGTTAATAATTTTAGTCCATACTAGCTATACTAATTGCTGATTACAGACAAACTACTAGAGCTCCCTGAGGCTTAGAGATAATAAACAGATAATAGTGTTTGCTGCTTAGGGTCACAATAAAGGTTACAGTGAATGAGTTAATTCCTGAAAATCATTGAGAACCCTGTCTGTGAGTGCTTCTGAACCTTAGCTATTACTTTAGCTTTGATTaattattaatgttctttggtagTTTTCCTCTTACCAAAGGTATTATCAGGTCAGTTAACCCTATTAATTAATCAGAAAAGTTAGTTTAAATGGAGTCGTTCAAAAGTTTCGGCTATGCCTtaagcatattactttatcttaaAATACAcaaagatgggctggagagacaactcAACTGCGTAAGAGCAGCCTTTGTACACAGGAGGCTTGAGTTTACTCCAGCATTAGATGGTTCGCCAGCACCTTTGTTTGTGTCACCCACCCAAAATAGAGTAGAAACCCCATGAAGACTCaggcaggaaagaaaaaagttttctggTTCTTTACCTGAAATACCACTCATTGATGGTTGTTGTTGCATGGAgtgtctggttttgttttgggtttttggacaaTATCTGTCCATCTGtagaatttacttctggctctgaactctgggatcattcctggcagggcttggagtacaatatatggtgtcagggagcaaacctgggtcagctgcattcaaggcaagtgccttacttaaccctcatactatctctcaagctcaAATTGTGTGCTTCAATTGTAAATGCTTGATAAATGTGTGTGTCTTGAGTATGAGTAAGTCTCATGTGCCTTGGAGTTCCAATGCCACTCCATTCCTCCAGTTCTGCTGACAACATCTTATAGGTTCATTTTTTGGGTTAAGGATTTCCATCAGTGTCATGGGGGACACAGTTGTGAGTCCACAGGATATTCTTCTGGTAGGATCATCCTTGGATACTTCTAGTGCATCAAGAGTCTGAGGAGAGGCCACTGTTGACATTGCCATTCTAGGTCTCTGTTATATTTAGTTCTAGATACCTCACTGCACCCCCACTTTTTCCCCACAGAAAGACAAGGTGGCTCTAAGGCCATTATGTGTAGGCCCTGTCATTGTTCTTTCTTCTCACAGGGCTCAAGCCTACACTTGTCCAAAAAGGATTTCTTGAACCTGAGGTCCTCAGTTTCAGACCTCCCCTCACCCTTGCTGCTTGTGAGGACCCTTCTCTCCTCATTTAGGAAATTGAGGGGGGGGAAGGCTTCTCCTGCTACCCCATTCCCTGTGAAAATTCACCTCTGAATGAAAGTGTTTCATTTGTGTCTTGTATTGGTAAATGGTCTTGGCTGGAGAAGGGAGATGCCCATCTGTTATAGTAGAGCCCGAACTCATGAAAATTTTCATTGGTAAGGTTATTTTCAGTGTGGCTGCAGCATTTACATATATGAGAATAATCTTAGTGTCCATAATTGCTAGACACTAACTTAATTCATATAGTCCAAGTCGATAAGCATTAATGACATGAGATTGCCTTCATTAGCATCCTGCAAGAGTGCAGAAGAGCCTCTGTGCTCTAATTAGTTACTGAAAAACTGTTAATGGTCCAGTTATGCTTTATAGACAATTTttcaagtgttttgtttttgcctttcttATTTCATGCCTTAATTGGAAATAccaaatatttgtgtgtgtattttgggtacattagtatatgttttaaaattgaagtaaCATGAGTTTATAATATTTGTATAGGCTTcaagtatttatgtatatatgtatgtatgattCTTATTATTAGGGCTTAAGGGCTATAACTGGCAGTTCTTGGGACTACTTCATGTACTTTGCTTAGGGGCTATTCAAATGCACAATATTAGAATTGAacatctcttccttccctccccacttgttccccctctcctttccttccctttccttcgtGTGCTCAAAACTTctatctctgtgcttagaaatcactcctggtgggccagagatatagcgcagcagtagggtgttagccttgcatgcagccaaccaggaaggactcggtttgattcccagcatcacatatggtctcccagcctgacagggatgatttctaagtgcagagttgggagtaacccctgagcactgctgggtgtggccccaaagccaattaatcaataacttaaaaaatatcactcctggtgttattagaagaccatatggaatgccggggatcaaacttaggtcagctgtgtgaaaggcaacaAATGCAGCtaccatactatttctccagtccacaATCCTGTTTATCATTCCTTCATTACATTTCCATGCAAGCTAAGCACTATCCAGTAAAAATTTAAAGACTGTCACGGACTTTTCATGGAAAAAACACTAAATGTTTAGTGACTACAGCTAGCCAAACAGAGTTGGCCTTTCCCCTTGGGAGGAGGTGACTAATCTGAGCATATGCAATTCGGGAGGCCCttgattttgctttaaaaataagtaCAATTGCTTCTCGTTATCCATCGCTCATTTTTTGAGTgaattgaaaattttttcttccataaacttttttttttgggtaaatCTGCTTGTATGAATCCTGCTGATTCTAGCATCTTGTCTCCAGGCTAATGAGTTTGGATGACATGAAGACTTCAGATTTATCTGTAGAGTCACACATTCTTGCCCTTGTCTCCAGAAGCAGATGGGTATTAAAATTAGAGCAGCTCGGGAGCTGGAGGGATACTATAGTGGGTTGCATGTTGCCTTTCTGggattgatcctcagcatcccatccctgagcctgccaggagcaatccctgagcatagagcctggagtaagccctgagcattgctaggcccccaaaccaaaagaagacaaacaaaaatgagagcAGCATTCCCATTTATTGTTAGAATGGCTGCAATGGAAGTCATTGTGCCTTCAGAACAATTATAACAAAAACATGCCAGATTTGTCCAGCAGCCAGGCACACAGGACACACACTGCTTCTTGAAGCCAAGGCTTTTGCCAAATAAGTAATCCCTGGATTCTGCATGCTGTCACCTGGTTTTGTGAGCATCGATGGGCTTCTTGCCCAAGTTTTCCTGCAGATCCTGCCACGGTGCTATCCCCAGCTCTCATCACTTCATCTCATGACTCTGGGTACACTGCGAGAAGGCCATGGATTACTCTCTGGCTCCCTTAGAACAGAAGCCATTTAACCTACATTTCCAGAAGGGTCATAAGCCTTACTTGAAAGGTCATACTGATCATCTGAGTGTGTTGCCATCACTGCCCCCCACTGACAGATGTTTTTATTGACAAACATGGTCATCGGATTACAGTCAAGATATCAAGCACATTGTCAGTGGTTTCCAAAAATTCTTTTGTTAGGAGGGATGAGAAAATGTCATATAGAAATTCAATTTTGGTTTTAGACATTTTAAAGAATGATAAATAAACTATTAGAggcttatatttataatattttttcagtgTAAAATTTATAAGCTAAGTGAAGATTCCTTTTAGAAGTTTGGAAGGAAAGAGGATGGGGAAAATAATTGGATCCCTAAGTTCAATAGGCATATGACTCTGTTCTTGCTTATTAGATGAAGAACTTgtcattcattaaaaaaagaactttaccAAAAATCACAACCATAGAAGGCATCTGCTCTCCTATGTTCAGTGCAGCTTTATTCACAGCAGCCAAGTGTCACAACAACTCAAGTGTTCGAGAACTGATGAGAAACTAAGGTGTATCTACACAATAAATGCAGCtgctaggaaaaataaagtcatgaagtttgcttatacatggatggttatggagagtattatgctgagtgaaacaaatcCAAGGGAGAggtatagatatagaatgatcacactcatttgtggaatataaaaacatTAGTAAGGTaacaatacccaaagacaatagagatgaagatcaggaggaccagtccatggtaggaagcttgccacaaatggtGGGGAAATGCAGTTGAGCAGAGAAGGAGCTActctgacaataatagttggaaatgatcattgtggacaagaactgggtactgaaaggaggtaacgTGATACACATGATAGATACCTCTCAGTAACCACATTGAAAACTAATGTTTGAAAGggatgagagacagacagaaagagcgagagacagacagacatacagaGAATCTTTTATAGAGGCTGGCAGAGGAgagggtaagagggaaactggggacattggtcgcagggaatgtgcactggtgaagggatgggtgttggatattatATTACTGaaaaccatgaacaactttgtaactatctcaaggtgattcaaaataaatatttgaaaaggtccttatagttgttgttgttattatgattatttaattGTACTTTTTTAGGAGGACTACACCAGTGGTTACCACAGGCTACTCTCAGTTGTTACTTCTGACTctcctttcagaaatcactcctggaaggcttgggggactatatgggataaccagggattgaacccaggccggtTTCGGTTTTCTTGTGTAAGACAACCACCATACCCActggctattgctccagccctttgtagTAGTATATGAGGCCACATCTGCTAGTGCTTAGGGGTAATTCTAGatctgtaatcaggaatcactcctgatagacttgGAGTCTATagaatgctggtgatcaaatccaggttggctctgtgaaaggcaagctccctctttgctatactatctctccaaccccaatacttttattttgagaaagaaaattctaAGTTTCACAGGAGAACTCTGCTGATTGATTGACATGACAAAGTCATGATCTCTCATgatcttgatttgcatttttctattgaCTAGTAAAGTCAAATAACTTCCTTTGTATTTATTGCTCATTTGGAAGcatttattttcaagaaagtAAAGATGGACTTTATTATGCATGTTTCAATACCTCAGAAAATAATTCCAGTTCTTACATTTTTTTGGTGAAGATCATGTGCaagttttttgttcattttttccacAAGGTTATTTCCTCACCCTTACGACTGCTCTGCTACCTTAGTTCATGCaaataatcatttatttcataGATGATCACTTTGTGGGTCACATATATCCTGATTGCATATATCTTAACACATTCCTTGActaatatttttgtacttttactGGGGAACTTTAGTAAGCAGAAGTTCATAATTCTGGTGTCTAATTTATTATTATCCATTTAACTTAGTGCTCTTTGTGTCCTGTTAATTAAATTTTGTGTCCTGTTTAAAGTCATaggctggtgtttttttttttttttctgttactgtTTTGAGAAATCCTCTTATTTGTGGAACTTTGATTTTTAGATCTGCAGTTTACTTCCAGTTTATGTTTGAGTGTGCTATGAAGGAAGGCTTCTTTAACCCACTCCCCCCTGATATCAATGCATTGAAAATCACACTGCTGTATTCTAGAAATGAAGTGTCCTCATTGAAGTATTACATTTTTAGTTGGTCTGGTCCACTATACTTGGTACTTTGTTACAGTTTTAAAAGTACTGATTTCTCATCCCCAGAGAGCTATtaaaggagttaaggcacttgccttacacacagccatcCTATTTATAGCTATAGCACTGCATATAATCCTCCAAGCactgcattttttgttgttgttgctttgtttttgggtcatacctggtggcactcaggggttagtcctggctctcagaaatcgctcctggcaggcatggcatcccatatgggatgccaggattcgaaccactgtctgttctggatcagctttgggcaaggcaaatgccttactgctgtgctatatctttggCCCTCCAGgcattatttctgagcagagccctggcacagttgggtatggcccaacctcaCACCTGCCCCAATCATTGCTTTTTAGTAGAGCAAAATTTcccacattattctttttttttttaatgaataaaacttttatttatttagcaatCTGAAGAGTCCAAGTTGATAAAATAAGTTCAAGGATGGGGGAGAAgggtatattttagaaaataattcagaatgAACTCTTCTTTTAAGCTGTATTTCTAAAGCTTATTTCCTTACTTCTTTacttctgttcttcctttctctttcctccgaattttctttttttttctcttggtgtgGCTTCGGTCGTAGTGGACTTCACTTATTTCCTCCTCAGTAAGATCTTCTACTACAACTGAAAGACATGGAAGGACTGTCATTCTCATGGTACAACTGAGACTGTACAAATGTGCCATAAAATCCTCGAGGTCCGCACGTCCCTACGCCATACTTCTTTAGAGATGTCAAAGCtgctgctttttgttttatttctgagccacaaccagcagtgctcaaggttattcctggctctgtgctcagcaattccAATGATGAGCTTGACTCTAGGGTTATCCAACAATCCAAGAAAATTAAATGAGGCAAAGTTTACACACTTTTTTCCATTCACCACAATTTTGTGACTTGGAGGCTCCAAGGAGTGTCCCCtcgacacccagatgactcagcgacAGCAGCAACCTGCTTGCAGGTCAGGATGCTCCGCATCTGATGGTGATTGATAAAACTGGAGGACGCTCCACATTGACCTGAAAGGATGTTGTAGTTGAGAGCAGGATGGTCTTTGGAAACAGGAACAACAAGAGGTTCTAGTTGCCACTCTTCAAttaattcttccttttccttGAGTGTAAGGTCAGATCGTTCTTTTAATTTgtacattttagaaaaaagaagtcTGATTATCCAGAGTATCAGAATTCCTTCCAAAATAAGATGGTAAGCAGGAGCAGGACAgagcttcctgcattgccctttaatggtgaggcgaaacgagaagatgctccacatcatgaccTCAATgcaggacatgcagattccaggatctggagcctagagtttgtcttatgccaggaaacttcaggggtaggatctccttgcaCTTAGGCCAAGGTCATTTCTTTCCATGCTTCTCATACCTTGGTGGGCTAATGCAAACAACCACCGCCACTCCAACGCTGTCTTCACTGTgctcccttgactccaatcctcgTAGAGAGCCTGAACCATCTCCACCAATCCCCACTGCTCCTCGGTAGCCGCCATAGTCAGCCGCTGCGGCTTCCTTCGCCAGGGAGGGTCGCACACATGTCGCCCCCACATTATTCTTATTCCAGGATGTATGAACTGTTTGGGATTATTTTAcaccagaacaaaataaaactcaatgaTTTTATGGAACTTGAGTTGAATCTTTTGATTACTTTAGGGAAAATGTGTGTCATTGTAATTTTGAGTTTTCTAATCCATGATTGGCATCTCCTcccatttaaaaagtatttttgaatGTTTTACTGTTTTGTGGTTCTCTTGATTGATCCTGTTCCATTTGtttcatttgatatatttttgacatgtagtgctttaaaatatttcagttcTTATTTATGATTCATggaatggaattttaaaaattacttgacCTTATATCCAGCAAACTTGCTAAAGTTTTATCTTTTAATCTGCATGCCCCATTATTTAATTTGTAACCCAaggtagttttttttaattttaatctcttGTTTAGTTCTTACaccttcttttcattctttttctttttatttttttttgtttttgggcaacacccggcagcgctcacatGTTAAttccttggctctgctctcaaaatcactcctggaagtttcagggaaccatatgggatgccaggaattgaacctgggttggctgcatgcaaggtgttgtgctattgctctgatccccctcccccttcttttCATTCTTACCTCATTgtattgattatatttttttagtGCAATGATCAATAGGATAGGGAGTTTGGTAACATCTTAACCTTGTTCTCAATTTCAGATACTCTTTGTCGGATTAAAGACATTCCTTTCTGTTACTAGTTTGCTAAGTATATTCACTCTCAATGCATGTTGAATTTTGTAAGAGTTTTCCCAGCATCACTTGAGATGATTGCCCTAGTTTCTCGAAGAGAGGTAAAAGTTGACATATTTCCTGTATTCATGACATTGTTACTCTGTAAAAGAGGTTTTGCTAGGATGTATTCGTGTCTGTGATGAGAGATGAAACAGGAATGTAT encodes the following:
- the LOC126000988 gene encoding serine palmitoyltransferase 1-like translates to MAATEEQWGLVEMVQALYEAPAYHLILEGILILWIIRLLFSKMYKLKERSDLTLKEKEELIEEWQLEPLVVPVSKDHPALNYNILSGQCGPPSHKIVVNGKKCVNFASFNFLGLLDNPRVKAAALTSLKKYGVGTCGPRGFYGTFVQSQLYHENDSPSMSFSCSRRSY